The Actinomycetes bacterium genome segment TACGCCGACCGCGTCATCGACCTCTACGACGAGGTAGCGCCGAACTTCAAGTCCTCGATCCTGCATCGCGACGTCGTCGGACCGCATGAGATGGAGCACGAGTACGGCCTCGTCGGCGGCAACATCTTCCACGGCGAGCTCTCGCTGGAGCAGCTGTTCCACATGCGCCCCGCCCCGGGCTTCGCCGACTACCGGACGCCGATCGCGGGCCTGTACTACGCGAGTTCGGCCACGCACGCCGGTGGCGGTGTCTGCGGCATCCCCGGCATGCAGGCCGCGCGAGCGGCGATCTCCGACCGCAAGCGCGCCGCACGGACCCCCTCGGCGTGGCTGGCGCGCCGCCGCGGGTGAGCTCGTCCGTACGGGCCATGCTCTCGGCCCGCTCCGTCGCCGTCGTCGGTGCGAGCCCGCGCGAGGGGAGCTTCGGCCACCGCCTGGTGACCGAGGTGCGGCGCTCGCCGTCGACGCCGGAGCTCTTCCTGGTCAACCCGCGCCACACCGAGGTCCTCGGCGCGCCGTGCGTGCCCTCCCTCGACGCGATCGAGGACCCGGTCGACCTGGTGCTGCTCGGGGTCCCCGACTCGGCGCTGGAGACGGAGCTGGCGCGGGCGGCGGCTCGGGGCGCGCGCGGTGCGGTCGTCTTCGGGACGGCGTACGAACCGCCGTCACCGGAGCGACCGCGGCTCGGCGCCCGGCTCGCGGAGATCGCGCGAGCCGCGGACATGGCGCTGTGCGGCGGCGGGTGCATGGGCTTCGCGAACGTGTCCGAGGGACTGCGCGCGATGGGCTACCTCGAGCGCGAGCCGCTGCCTGCGGGGCCCATCGCGCTGGTGACGCACTCGGGCTCGGCCTTCTCCGCCCTGCTGAGAACCCACCGGCGCCTCGGCTACACCCTCGCCGTCTCCTCCGGCCAGGAGCTGGTGACCACGACGGCCGACTACGTGGAAGCCGCACTGGACGACCCGGCCACGCGTGTCGTCGCTCTGCTCATGGAGACCCTGCGCTCTGCCGATCGGCTCCGTGCTGCGCTGGACCGCGCCGCCCGGCAGGGTGTCGCCGTCGTCCTGCTCACCGTCGGCGGCTCCGAGGTGGGTCGCGGGATGGTCGCCGCCCACTCAGGAGCGGTGGCCGGGGCCGACGCCGCCTGGGAGGCGCTGGTCGACGCCCATGGTCTGCTGCGCGTGCGCGACCTCGACGAGATGACCGACACCCTCGAGCTGCTCGCGGTCGGCCGGCGCGCCACCTCGCCCGGGCTGGCCACGGTGCACGACTCGGGCGCCGAGCGCACCCTCGTGGCCGACATCGCCGACGAGGAAGGCGTCGCCTTCGCCGCCCTCGGCGAGCAGACCGTCTCGCGGCTCGATGCGCTCCTCGAGCCCGGTCTGGTCGCCACCAACCCCCTGGACGTCTGGGGTACCGGTGCCGACACGTTGCCGCTGTTCGCGGGCTGTCTGCGCGCCGTCGCCGACGACCCGGCTGTCGGCGTCGTCGCGCTCGCGGTGGACCTCGTCGAGGAGTACGACGGCGACGAGTCCTATCCGCTCGCGGTGCTGGAGGCCGCCGCCGCGACCGACAAGCCCG includes the following:
- a CDS encoding acetate--CoA ligase family protein; this encodes MAGAPPRVSSSVRAMLSARSVAVVGASPREGSFGHRLVTEVRRSPSTPELFLVNPRHTEVLGAPCVPSLDAIEDPVDLVLLGVPDSALETELARAAARGARGAVVFGTAYEPPSPERPRLGARLAEIARAADMALCGGGCMGFANVSEGLRAMGYLEREPLPAGPIALVTHSGSAFSALLRTHRRLGYTLAVSSGQELVTTTADYVEAALDDPATRVVALLMETLRSADRLRAALDRAARQGVAVVLLTVGGSEVGRGMVAAHSGAVAGADAAWEALVDAHGLLRVRDLDEMTDTLELLAVGRRATSPGLATVHDSGAERTLVADIADEEGVAFAALGEQTVSRLDALLEPGLVATNPLDVWGTGADTLPLFAGCLRAVADDPAVGVVALAVDLVEEYDGDESYPLAVLEAAAATDKPVAVLSNVTSALDQAAAARLRSAGVPVLEGTRSGLRAVRHLLQHSLQTARTTPLVSVDAARQERWRARLGGPMGSLDCFALLRDYGIPTVGVATAASREEAVRAAAGLGWPVVLKTDEPGVAHKSDVGGVVLGLAEEAALGRAYDDLAERLGPRVLVAATAPAGVELALGLVRDPLLGPLVVVAAGGVLVELLADRAVGLPPLDEDGALRLLDRLTARPLLDGLRGAAPADLSSVVACVRGLSQLAVELGDLIVALDVNPLIAGPTGAVAVDVLVVPQ